CTAACCCACGGAGTTGTTGAACAGCCTAAACAACTCAACTTTTGgaattataattcatatttctagatttgttttttgagCGGTGATTACAtacatgattatattaatatctcaataaattaaacaatacatcaataatagGTTGGTTTACTTATACACACAACATAATCCTAGTCGagcttaattttaaataaccaTCAAAGTAGAAGGTTTTTTTTCCCCCGAATCATATAAATCtttgtgttgtttttttcATACTTCTTCAAAATCTGCTGAAGGATATTCAAATGGGTCGTAATTCACATGGtgtgaatttttaaattagtacACGACAGTGTTATCACATTTATCATAACGATCTACATTCAAAATAGGGTCCTGTACATGaacaattcaatataaaaactaTCGTAAAATATCAAAGTGTGGAAGTAGAAATTGATTGATTGTGGATCGAAATTGACATGACTTTAACATGCGAATAGTATACACTTACATATATGgaataataatacattaacAACATATGGCAGATGACGACCTTAAACGCTCAACAAcattaataattcttaattaatccTACGAACACAACAGAAGAGAAGAGTGAAAATTAAGTAGCGCAATAATTAGGagtaaaaatcataagtggAGGAATCAGCAACGATATTTCGCAGGCCGCCGATGGTGGAGGCCACCATGATCATCACTCCCACAACTATACATGCCTGTTTAATTCACAAAACTTTTACGATCATGACCAATCATaacaacataaatattatcGTCTCCAGGGACGAGAAAATTAATGAAGTTGGTGTAATTAATGTCCGAATATATGCTTACCCAGTTGATAATCCATGAGCGGCTGAATCTCTGtggtttcataattttcagcCATATTATGCTAGGTAGCTGCACATTTTTGTATAttcatcacacacacacacatttatatatagttaattaataccatatataatatgatgatcgaggataaataaataaataattaggatAATTAAGGGCTCACAAAGTAAGAAGTAGGAGCAAAGCCGAAGCCACCAAAGAAACCGAGGAGGTCACCGAAGAAAGGGAAAGTCACACCAATGAATAGGGTGAAAGCTGCAACATTCCaattcattcatatatatgtttgagtatatatgtataatatagcATGAACCAAGAATATATAATTCCTCTgcaaattcatttattatttttcttaattagatTAGTTATAGCAGACATAATTTCTAATTACAGGATAGTGTAATTATTgactgtaaattttttttcttctaaaattacGAAAATCCCTTCTTTTCATCTTTTGTCATTAAAAGAaccttatatttatctctctTTCGAGATTAGAtaccaaattaataatcacAACACTGTGTTTCTGAGCAAACAtgggtatttttgtcattttcctAAACATGACTGTCAATTCTAAGGGTTATAAATGAACCTCAAATATTGACAGGTAAAGAATCTTTTGACAAAAACAAAGACAACACAAccctttgaaattattaaagaaaaaagcaacGTGATccctgaatttttttttgaaaaaggtTAGGAGTTAGGtgcccttttttttatttaagaagatTTTGTGCCTACTGTACTTTTATGGGGTAAACTGTAATTAACCCCTAATTCAAATGAAAAGATGTTGAATTTAAACATTGTGAACTAAATAGGAGCATTTGTAATTTCTCTGAAATGAAGGGTACAGTAACAAATTACACGATCCATTTGGAGttcatttataattcttttttgttcggtcaaactttatttaaattcttttaaaaaattcttaccaaCATAGGCAGAACGAACAATGAGCCTGAGAGCAAATCCAGGTGAAATGTTCAATCTCTTCACTATGCTTCTCTCCATTATGTCAAACACCGGCATTGCGTAAACCTGCAACCATCACCTCAATTCACTTATCACATACGCATATCAATACATCCAATGATCATAAATCATTAACACATATTACATCCACACTACTCCACCTGATAGCTTCCGATGACATGAACAACCACCATCAGATTAGCAGCCGCAATGAGCCATGCCGGCCTCTCAAGCGCCACCAGTACGTTATCAGGGACTTCTTGTCCAAACGCCCAATACCCGATCAGGGCGACAGGGAAGTAGCATATTGCATTAACGAAATAGGCCAAGACAACGCCTTTCCACATCGGCACCCTTGAGGGCTTCTCAGGAGTGGATGGAATGGTGGCCTGAATCTCCAGCACGACTGCATGGCCAGCATAAGCAAATGTGATCTGCCCCAAAGCATTGAAGACCCTGAACATGGCATCAGCCCCACTCGTCTTCTTGTACGCGTAGCTCACGTTCGGGGCTTGTCCCTTGCTAAGGCTGCCCGCCCAGGCTATAGTTGAGTAGCTGCACCAAAAGTGCGGTTTTACTTACATTCTAGTAACATAAATTTGTGGTTGCAAAAGGTTCAACAGCCTGTCTTATATTTCCTAGCAGTAACATAACTGTGCAAAAGATCAATTACCATAGTGACATGATTGCAGCCGCCAACGAAACACCAGTGACAGAATTGAAGTCAGGCAGCTGAGAGAGGAAAAAATGAAGGCCTCCAAAGATGCAAATCCAGTAAGATTGCCTGATAGGGGTGCAAGTGGTGCAGACTATTTCCATGAATTTCTTGAGGCACTTCCCTCCAGTGACCATATACACAATATCACAGCCCACCTGGACAATGAGTTGCTGAGGCAGCACTATCCAGGGCCCGAGTCTTGGCCCAAAGGCATGTCGTCCCAGGTCGTAGTATCGGTCGAAACGAATCCCAGGAACGCATTCGTGGAGCCGTGTCATTTGCCACATGGTGTGCAAGGTGATGCACCATGATAGTATCATCACAAATGTTCCAGGTCCCCTGTGACAATGAGATACAAGGCCATTGAGGCAACTGAACTGGTAGATCAaatgaaacagaaaaagatAACCCTATGAGATTTGGTATATTGTAGAAAAGCCCCTCAACTTTTTTGAAGCTAAAACTAGTTCCTGCTGCAATCTTCAGATTTTCTCATCATCCAATCTTATAAATCATGGGCTATTTAAAGAGCTCCTTAACTTTAGAAAATAAAGCTAATTCTTCATTTTAGGCTATATGAATTTCTACTTATCATCTTGTCTCAAGGGAATACGTAATATAAAACATGACTGCAAGGAATTGCAACATAattctaaaacaaaaatcctTCATTTACAATACATCAAAACTTTGAGGGTGTCAGTGTAGTTATCCCATAATTGAACTAGCTCCgaccaaaaattttacttaccaTCCTAAGTAAGCCATGGCATATGGCAAGCTGAGAACTCCAGCACCAACCATGGCTGTGACGGTGTGAAAGGTCGAGTACCACCACTCTGCCTCGCGAGGGGGGCCGTTTTCTGCCCATTTCTCATCCGACGGAACTTCCTGCAACAATGCATACAAATTAGTCACTACAGAACAAATAGTGCCAGTTTTTCTAGCTTAAGAGAACTGATGgtcaaaacaagaaagaaagaaagcaactcACTTTGGGCTGTGGAGGAGAAGCTGAAACCATTCTTGCAACCTTAGCAACAGCTAGCACACCAAGAATGCAGGAGTTGAGTTGCTATCATAGGCTATTTGTAGTGGTTGATCACTTATAGTGTAAAGGGTGGTAAATGGCCCTTCTATTGGCCAACTTCACTTTTTCTAGTAAATTTTTGTTGCTTCATTTAAATAAAGCTAATATTTCTTTGTGGATATAGTGATCAAGACACACTAAAGGGTAGTAGATTCAATGAATTAAATGGTGATTTTGTAGATTCTTTGTATATATTGGATAAGACATGCTTAGAAAAGATTTAAATCACTTAATTatggtaattaaaataaaatgggatGATCATAATGGCACCACGAGTGGCTCAAAGTTGACTCAAATTCATGAGGCTTTTTACCCCTTTTACTTAAAAGTTGGTGAATTGCATTGTGGTCCATGAGTTCAGCAAATTGTCATGCGTACAAATACGGCCTGGTAGACCCACaccttttaatttcttttttcgtaAATGTAAAAGGTTAAGTCGGAATAATTTCATTGTGATTACTCCAACTTAAAAATCTAACGGGCATGGAGTATTCTTTTGTGCCAAAACTTGTTGAGATACTTATTAACTTGATCACCACAGTTCCACCAACATACTAATAAGTCAAGctcaaaatttaccaaataaagtataatagaTGGTCCGCTGCTATGCCTTAATACGTCCATATAAAATAGCAAACTATACATCCTACATAAGATCAAACTCGCAACACTTGACAACTAGATCACCATCTTAATGGGCTACCTTTAAATAACTACACATGTACCAAAAGAAAGCATCACTTAGGTTTTGAGTTGAATTTTACGTCATCTACTTAAATTTGAGTagtattttattagaaattaattttatattttcatattatatatatatatattctatgtGTAAAACTATAGATGATTCAATAttatacacataaaatatgtatataaattatgtgcATAAAACTAAACTGGTCCAAAGAGGTCcaatcaattcaaaaaaaaaaaaaaaaatgagaggcCCGTAACATTTTAAGAGACTTAATATGATCTGGCAAGCGGCTCTGGTGGGTGTCTCACAAAAAACAGATAGGCAAAAGGAGGACGTGCAGGACATCCCTGACTTGGACGATGATCAAAATCTGTCAAAATATTCGGCCTAAAAGATCCCCACACATGGTAACCTACTCTCCCACATGACACTTCATCAACTCAGCTGTCAGCAGTCACCATGGACCACATTGGTCCTAGGATGATTTTCCTAGCGACTGGGATTCCTTGCAAAGGAGGAGTCCCCAAGACAAAGTAAAGACGGAAGGACTCCCTAGCAACTAGGACTCACTGTGGATGAGGGGTACCCCCTGATTGAAGAGGAATCCTATTAATACACATCCAACTATGGATAAGGATGATATGTCCCTTATCCCAACCAACCCTAACCAACTTCCGCAAGAATCTTAGGTGGGTGGATAGACCCCCAACAAACGAGCAtacccctataaatacaggtttaCTCCTACATACGGGGAACACCTTCATGAGACCTTATCACTCTCTAAACAATCTCTAAGTACTCTACAAACGCATTATCACGTGTTCTTGcactttttattgattttatttaccATATCTCGATTTtcaatcacatttattttactttttgacTTTATTCAATCTCAAATCCAATACTAACTTAAGTGTCAGAGTGCTAACACTTTTTTTACAAGTCTCCCGTTAGGATTTGCATTTACTTcaactaaaaaatttgaatgattattcAGATTCATTGAACTCGTACGTTTTTTTGtcgctcaatataaaatatataaccaaataaaagtttcaaatGGTACGAAGAAAATTACTTATGTGctaataatatactaaaatttctCAAGAGTTGGCCTTTCGGGTAGCACTGTGTTAATAGGGTAAATAGTTAATCAATCGTTATATTAATCAGTTACTAAGTACCTCTCAAGTCTGAACCAACCAGAACTGTCTGAAATAATGACGTGGTAGACAATAAACATGCATCACTTAGTTGTACTTAGAAAGGCTGATCCTCTGCTTATTGCCCGTGGTTACAGCTGACACTAACCtcgttttgtttttttttttcttttcttgcttaTTAATACTATCATTACATAtgcaaatatcaaaatgttcAATTGAACACATTAATCATTCAAGATATAAAGTTGATTAACATGCCAGATTTTAGAATGCGACGTATAAATTAAGAGCCTAATATGTATCAAAGAAGTGTCAGATTATCTAAGGAATGATTACACGTCACTCTTCTATTTAGTATTCTTGACATTTGTTtagtctaacaaatagatttttcaattaaacataattaataaaatttgttcacattagcaaaaaaattaaatgaatatccatatttatatgaaattgatctattactgatttattgcaagtcaaataaatcttttatgaccaaattatttttataagggtaaaGCTATACTCTTATGATAttcctcctcacatgcataaAGATGTATGAGGGTAGctttgtcaaaaaaatatttatttgacctgatCAGTAGGTAATATGTCAAtcaagaataaatatgaagtttcattcaatttgccttattaatatcaacaaatttggtaaattttgactaataaaaaatctatttgttagactaCAAACATCAGgagtattaaatgtaatttttcatataattacatcaaactttaGGAACGCTGTGTAATCATCCCATTATTTAATGGgacaattactttttttttttgggagggggggggggggggtNNNNNNNNNNNNNNNNNNNNNNNNNNNNNNNNNNNNNNNNNNNNNNNNNNNNNNNNNNNNNNNNNNNNNNNNNNNNNNNNNNNNNNNNNNNNNNNNNNNNNNNNNNNNNNNNNNNNNNNNNNNNNNNNNNNNNNNNNNNNNNNNNNNNNNNNNNNNNNNNNNNNNNNNNNNNNNNNNNNNNNNNttttggggggggggggggggggtttgaTTCACTGGCtcataataattttcagaGAAGTCAAACTCATATTCTAATACACAATTAGAACCGCTGAAATTTTGGTCGACAATTAGAACATCCAGTGACAGAATTATAGTTTGTCCAAGGAGATATTACTTGTTATTCATGTGATCCTATGATATTAGGCCAACTATCTGCATTATTGGAGGCAATTTGCAGCAAGCCTGAAAGAAGGGTGAAAATCCCAGATAAAATTTCAGGTCAGTTTATACAAGGGACAATAAAAgcactataaaaataaacttataaaggaagacattttcttttagaatgAATTTGGATTGATGGATTTCAATTTATGGGAAGTATTTGGAGAAATGATTTTAAAGGACActattttgtaaaaagaatttgaaaatacatcaatattctacaaaacataatttaaaatcaggattaaagaatttaaaatcctttaaatttagaattttatccTAATAAATTCAAAGGATTTGTTACCACggatttaaaattcataatttcaaatctttgAATATGCAACCTTATATGCCAGCCGTTACAGTAAGTTGTCTGGTGAGGTCAAGAGGATATTCCCAAACACTAAAACGCCCTCGGCACATGATTGTATCTGATTCATAATGATGCACTTTTTTCTGGAGATGGTTTCTAGACCTATTATGCAATTCCCATTCTTATTTGAGTGTTATGAAAAACAGTTAAGATACATTTCATAACCAGGTCTCCGTGGACGGATGAAATCCCCACAAATTCGTTTCGTCAAGGACAAAGGTATATTTTCCAGAGTGAAGTCGAGAGGAAATCTTGGTCCTAAcgacatttgaaattttctggAGAACAAATTTGGACTTTGTGCCCGATCTCCTATGCCGAAGATACATGTAACAAAATTTCAAGTGATTCTGTCAACAAATAAAAGACAAACATGTAGTGTCTGAGCATATATTTCATCTTGAAAAACCAACTGCTAGGATAATAATTTTGCAGGGAAGTATATTATGCTGCATGCAATTTGTGGAACCATGTCAAACAGAGGACTGACGTTAGATATAGTAGACACTGACGGCGCTGAGTTTGACCAGCCAACAAACTTAGCTTATGATGGTGGAGCGGCAACTCAACAAAGAGACCAAACATGACACAGCATGTTAAGCATCAATAAGCAACCGCTGAAGAGGCCATACGGACTCAGTATATTGGATCTGAAGGCAATTACAAGTACTGTGTGCTTATTATGTAACAGGAACAACCCTTTCATTCTGTGAGTTTCTGAGACAAAATTAGGAGGAGGTGgaatgcattttcttttttttctcagtTGGGATTTTGATCCCAAAACTAATATTCCTTGTAATGTAGTGGCCTGAGTCCTAATGAGGTGGAACACTTGAAAGGATCCACCTGCCAAAACTATAAATTTCTTGACAAATATTAAGTACCTCCGAAGGACAAGTTTTCAGCATATgtacaatatttttaccaaCAACAGATGGTTATGAATTAGCTAATTGCACAACAGTCAACACCATAGTAAATCCGCAAAAAGGTGGTACTTAAAATAAGAGCATCAACGCAAAGCAGCCTTACGTCTCAGAAGCTGATGCACTCCAGTACCCCTGGCAGAAGTagaaagaattaaaagaaaactaaagagtaagataagaaaatatgaaaaaggaAGCTAATGAGTGCAAGAGAATACGACAACATGATTATTGGAAGACTAAcctatttaaacaaaaaacatttttCTAACTGAATTGTTCGAAATAATACCAACATTAAATTACCCATGATCAGACGCCCTTCTTATGCAGGTGAAGCATACCTCCAGTCTGGTGATGAAAACATGCTGGCCTTGTCCCTGTCCAGATAAGTTTCCGCAGATCATCCAATCAAAAAACCCTTAAGAGGCtgatgatcaaattaaaattgtctAGCTGCCCAAAGATGTTCCTGTGTCATAATCTAGTAATGAttgtcttttgaatttttaggtGATTATCTTAATTTCCTCATAACAAACTTCTAGGTGATTTTTTCAAGCAAAaactaaacatatttttagacAACCAGTTCGATTTACAACCTTGCGAGTTTTGAGACTCAACCCTAATTAACAGCTGAAAAGGAGACAGAATAGTAAAGACAATTGTTGAATGCTAAACAGAGCAGAATTCAAGCTCATTTTCGCGTAAAAACTTCAAGATCCACAAAAAGTTTTCACTTTATGAGCAGGGAATCCGTTTGAACCAGTTTGACAATATTCAATAGCAAACAATTCTTGGCGTTTGTTGGACAAGATGAGACAACAGAGCGAGTCTAAAGGTAAGTAGCTTTCTTCTTTACACCAATAACTAACAAGATTGTCGTAGCATCACAGAAGAAATCAACAAATAATAAGCAAAGTGAAACTCGAGCTTCCTACTCCCAACTGTAATAATACAAagctccaccaccaccatgtGGCCCCCAACATGAATCTTATCCAGCACTATGCTTAGCCTTCATTGCAATACTATATCATATCAACCATCTTCTCGTCTGCATTGAGACACCATGTTTTTTACTCTATTCTTTTGTGGATAAAGATCACATGTTAGAATTAGCTTCTAGCAGCTTAACTGCTTCCATCCATAAATGTAAGTATCTAGTAGTTGGTGTTTAGCTGATATCTTCAAACATGCAATTTAATCATCATAAGTGGCACTCAGTTCTCAGGTGCTCCTCCATGGACTTGTTCCATTGTCACACCAACCAACTACAACACACtgggaaaataaaattttttggcGGTATACATATTGCCTCTGTCACATTCAAGCTAACATTGTCTTAGCCAACTTAACTAGTAAGTACACAAAAGTAAGATCCTTGTGAATTTGTACAGTATGTAACTGTCCTGAATCCTTTTGCATGATTGAACTCAATATTTGTATGAATCTTATTATCCAGGAATGCACTTCCTTGTGTCTGATCCCATAAATCCTATGATTGTAAGTATGCTGCACCATGAAAATGCTTGAGAATTTTGGAATATAATGGTGTTATTTGAGGAGGGGGTGAAGGGGGGCAGTACCACATCTTTTTCTGTACGAGATACTGGATTCATGAATCAGGAAGAATCGACAATAGGCCAAACTTCATTTAATCAGCAAGATTTCTGAAAGAGCCAATCTTAatccttcttttattttattagttttgaaCATCAATTTAATCCTTCAATTAGAAAGTTCGTTTgaaatttactaaataaacTATGAAGCTTCAAATAGGTGTACTACGACCTCCAATTATATTTCTCCTCAGCAAGTACTAAAACTTAATTAAAGTCACAGGCTGCTTTTCGATTCAACAGAGGGTGAAGCTCAGAACACATCACAACACAGATACAGCTCAGGAACACATAATACAGCAAACGagtatagaaaaattaaaagaccaAAACTTAGTTGGATTGGATATGGATATGGAGAAGTACCCTATCCATAGTATATCTATGCAagatttatttagttcaacCAGAGGGTTTAGCTAGTAAGTTCGTCTAAGTGCAATCATGGACTTGACTATGAAAAGATGCTGAGTGATATTCACAACATATGAAGCTTGGGTAACTCTGGTCTGTATGAGAGAGTTTCAGATCAAAAATGCCAATGCCATTCGGTACTTGCAAGCAGTTTAAAATGTACTGCACAATGAGATTGAAGGATGTCAAAAGAATGGTTTTgcttagaaaaaatttatcctATCTACTATGAAACTAGAGAGTACAGATATAGTGTTCACTGGAATTGCTTTTCAGGGAAGAGCAAGTAATACAGGACAAATAAGCAAATGAGAGTGGAGCAAGATATGCCTTTCTTCCACCATAtgtgattaaaaattttgcattttcttacACCGAAAGGGTcaagaatcaaaattcataagcagctaaaaaaagattaagatACTCTCACGAtcatcttgttcttcttcccgGCTGATAGAAGGATAACTTTTCCGTCTACAATGTCATTAGGCTCAATCCTCTTGGCCTCACTATCAATTCTGTTGTTGTTCAAATAAAGTCCCCCCTGCTTGAGCAGACGGCGGGCTGCAGACTTACTC
The window above is part of the Sesamum indicum cultivar Zhongzhi No. 13 linkage group LG2, S_indicum_v1.0, whole genome shotgun sequence genome. Proteins encoded here:
- the LOC105156407 gene encoding lysine histidine transporter-like 6; this translates as MVSASPPQPKEVPSDEKWAENGPPREAEWWYSTFHTVTAMVGAGVLSLPYAMAYLGWGPGTFVMILSWCITLHTMWQMTRLHECVPGIRFDRYYDLGRHAFGPRLGPWIVLPQQLIVQVGCDIVYMVTGGKCLKKFMEIVCTTCTPIRQSYWICIFGGLHFFLSQLPDFNSVTGVSLAAAIMSLCYSTIAWAGSLSKGQAPNVSYAYKKTSGADAMFRVFNALGQITFAYAGHAVVLEIQATIPSTPEKPSRVPMWKGVVLAYFVNAICYFPVALIGYWAFGQEVPDNVLVALERPAWLIAAANLMVVVHVIGSYQVYAMPVFDIMERSIVKRLNISPGFALRLIVRSAYVAFTLFIGVTFPFFGDLLGFFGGFGFAPTSYFLPSIIWLKIMKPQRFSRSWIINWACIVVGVMIMVASTIGGLRNIVADSSTYDFYS